One segment of Erigeron canadensis isolate Cc75 chromosome 2, C_canadensis_v1, whole genome shotgun sequence DNA contains the following:
- the LOC122589383 gene encoding probable inactive leucine-rich repeat receptor-like protein kinase At3g03770 isoform X2, whose protein sequence is MAITVLIVLHLSFRLHYYPHSYIIFVIWAKGDGPEAKADGPKSWFILLETLVGPIVTGKGEAFLLNEMKSFGSQDGRQRIVDPVVLTTSSQESLSIVISITNKCISSDAGNRSLFEDVLLNL, encoded by the exons ATGGCAATCACGGTGCTTATCGTGCTTCATCTTTCATTTCGGCTACACTATTACCCACATTCATAC ATTATATTTGTGATATGGGCAAAGGGTGACGGTCCAGAGGCAAAAGCAGACGGTCCTAAATCATG GTTCATATTGCTCGAAACACTTGTAGGCCCGATTGTAACAGGGAAAGGTGAAGCGTTTCTGCTTAATGAAATG AAATCTTTTGGAAGCCAAGATGGTAGGCAAAGAATTGTTGATCCAGTAGTCTTAACAACTTCCTCACAAGAATCATTATCGATTGTGATATCAATCACAAACAAGTGCATCTCATCTGATGCAGGAAACCGGTCGTTGTTTGAGGATGTACTCTTAAACCTGTAG
- the LOC122589383 gene encoding probable inactive leucine-rich repeat receptor-like protein kinase At3g03770 isoform X1 has product MAITVLIVLHLSFRLHYYPHSYIIFVIWAKGDGPEAKADGPKSWHMKKLADDVYDFRFILLETLVGPIVTGKGEAFLLNEMKSFGSQDGRQRIVDPVVLTTSSQESLSIVISITNKCISSDAGNRSLFEDVLLNL; this is encoded by the exons ATGGCAATCACGGTGCTTATCGTGCTTCATCTTTCATTTCGGCTACACTATTACCCACATTCATAC ATTATATTTGTGATATGGGCAAAGGGTGACGGTCCAGAGGCAAAAGCAGACGGTCCTAAATCATG GCATATGAAGAAGTTGGCTGATGATGTATACGATTTCAGGTTCATATTGCTCGAAACACTTGTAGGCCCGATTGTAACAGGGAAAGGTGAAGCGTTTCTGCTTAATGAAATG AAATCTTTTGGAAGCCAAGATGGTAGGCAAAGAATTGTTGATCCAGTAGTCTTAACAACTTCCTCACAAGAATCATTATCGATTGTGATATCAATCACAAACAAGTGCATCTCATCTGATGCAGGAAACCGGTCGTTGTTTGAGGATGTACTCTTAAACCTGTAG
- the LOC122589489 gene encoding protein IQ-DOMAIN 30 isoform X2 has protein sequence MGKSPGKWIKTLIFGKKSSRTKQKRWEDGKEASVLLDQVRMTNVALNVCEMGDETIKEHVQHDHSQDEIGTPAPANQTLCITKPIEVNTQNDSDRIKEQAAIDVQAALRGYLARREFWTLKGIRRLQALIRGHLVRRQAISTLHCMFQVVKFQALARGIKIRHSNPRLKEQKRFTQVTNQVVSIVEIKTSTEKLKLLANGFARKIANSSPTAVPLHFHYNSDEANSVLSWLERWSKARCWQLLPKPKAAQPSKFQKPHTDRRSSSVISVEIIASEFDKPIRHLRKVSSSNEPANFIEENPELVLERVKRNLRKVDNPVLQITTSDNTQKITPKPEKLISISKTDEILEEVRENTKEDENVDEKNKLKRRGSVRVNQELAENNDPLKIKKSVPSYMATTVSAKAKLRSQDGLETDPTTLSRRYSLPSLANPKVSLSPGAQTTGKLKNDRSLQLSRDGSVKVNPVEWRL, from the exons ATGGGAAAATCACCTGGAAAATGGATAAAGACTCTAATATTTGGGAagaaatcatcaagaacaaaaCAGAAAAGATGGGAAGATGGAAAAGAAGCGTCAGTCTTACTAGATCAGGTTCGGATGACAAACGTTGCCTTAAACGTCTGTGAAATGGGTGACGAAACAATAAAAGAACACGTACAACATGATCATTCACAAGATGAAATAGGAACACCAGCGCCTGCCAACCAAACCTTATGCATAACAAAACCAATTGAAGTAAACACACAAAATGATTCTGATAGAATCAAAGAACAAGCTGCCATAGATGTGCAGGCTGCTTTGAGAGGCTACTTG GCTCGTCGTGAATTTTGGACACTCAAAGGCATTAGGAGATTACAAGCACTTATTCGTGGACACTTGGTGAGGCGACAAGCCATTTCAACTTTACACTGTATGTTCCAAGTTGTCAAGTTCCAGGCACTTGCTCGTGGTATAAAGATTAGGCACTCGAATCCTAGACTTAAAGAGCAAAAAAGATTCACTCAAGTAACCAATCAG GTTGTGTCTATAGTTGAAATTAAAACATCTACGGAAAAGCTAAAGCTATTAGCCAATGGTTTTGCTCGTAAG ATTGCAAATTCATCTCCTACTGCAGTACCACTGCACTTCCATTATAACTCAGATGAAGCAAACTCAGTTTTGAGCTGGCTGGAGCGATGGTCAAAGGCCCGTTGTTGGCAACTGCTTCCAAAACCAAAAGCTGCTCAACCTTCAAAATTCCAGAAGCCACACACCGACCGTAGATCATCATCGGTGATAAGTGTAGAGATCATTGCTTCTGAATTTGATAAGCCCATACGACATCTGAGAAAGGTTTCCTCATCAAATGAACCCGCAAACTTTATTGAAGAGAATCCTGAACTTGTGCTTGAGAGGGTCAAACGCAATTTAAGAAAAGTTGACAACCCTGTCTTACAGATTACCACATCTGATAACACTCAAAAAATAACACCAAAACCTGAAAAACTCATCAGCATCAGTAAAACTGATGAAATACTGGAAGAAGTACGTGAGAATACAAAAGAAGACGAAAATGTTGATGAAAAGAATAAACTAAAAAGAAGAGGTTCGGTTCGAGTGAATCAGGAGTTAGCCGAGAATAATGACCCATTAAAGATAAAGAAGTCAGTTCCAAGCTACATGGCTACAACGGTATCTGCTAAAGCAAAGCTAAGAAGCCAAGATGGCCTTGAAACTGATCCGACTACTTTAAGCCGTCGATATTCTCTGCCTTCTTTGGCAAATCCCAAAGTTTCACTTTCCCCAGGGGCGCAAACAACTGGGAAACTAAAGAACGATAGATCTCTCCAGTTGTCAAGAGACGGCAGTG TGAAGGTGAACCCAGTTGAGTGGCGGCTTTGA
- the LOC122589489 gene encoding protein IQ-DOMAIN 30 isoform X1, with product MCGNLLRLRAMGKSPGKWIKTLIFGKKSSRTKQKRWEDGKEASVLLDQVRMTNVALNVCEMGDETIKEHVQHDHSQDEIGTPAPANQTLCITKPIEVNTQNDSDRIKEQAAIDVQAALRGYLARREFWTLKGIRRLQALIRGHLVRRQAISTLHCMFQVVKFQALARGIKIRHSNPRLKEQKRFTQVTNQVVSIVEIKTSTEKLKLLANGFARKIANSSPTAVPLHFHYNSDEANSVLSWLERWSKARCWQLLPKPKAAQPSKFQKPHTDRRSSSVISVEIIASEFDKPIRHLRKVSSSNEPANFIEENPELVLERVKRNLRKVDNPVLQITTSDNTQKITPKPEKLISISKTDEILEEVRENTKEDENVDEKNKLKRRGSVRVNQELAENNDPLKIKKSVPSYMATTVSAKAKLRSQDGLETDPTTLSRRYSLPSLANPKVSLSPGAQTTGKLKNDRSLQLSRDGSVKVNPVEWRL from the exons ATGTGCGGTAACTTGTTGAG GCTTAGAGCAATGGGAAAATCACCTGGAAAATGGATAAAGACTCTAATATTTGGGAagaaatcatcaagaacaaaaCAGAAAAGATGGGAAGATGGAAAAGAAGCGTCAGTCTTACTAGATCAGGTTCGGATGACAAACGTTGCCTTAAACGTCTGTGAAATGGGTGACGAAACAATAAAAGAACACGTACAACATGATCATTCACAAGATGAAATAGGAACACCAGCGCCTGCCAACCAAACCTTATGCATAACAAAACCAATTGAAGTAAACACACAAAATGATTCTGATAGAATCAAAGAACAAGCTGCCATAGATGTGCAGGCTGCTTTGAGAGGCTACTTG GCTCGTCGTGAATTTTGGACACTCAAAGGCATTAGGAGATTACAAGCACTTATTCGTGGACACTTGGTGAGGCGACAAGCCATTTCAACTTTACACTGTATGTTCCAAGTTGTCAAGTTCCAGGCACTTGCTCGTGGTATAAAGATTAGGCACTCGAATCCTAGACTTAAAGAGCAAAAAAGATTCACTCAAGTAACCAATCAG GTTGTGTCTATAGTTGAAATTAAAACATCTACGGAAAAGCTAAAGCTATTAGCCAATGGTTTTGCTCGTAAG ATTGCAAATTCATCTCCTACTGCAGTACCACTGCACTTCCATTATAACTCAGATGAAGCAAACTCAGTTTTGAGCTGGCTGGAGCGATGGTCAAAGGCCCGTTGTTGGCAACTGCTTCCAAAACCAAAAGCTGCTCAACCTTCAAAATTCCAGAAGCCACACACCGACCGTAGATCATCATCGGTGATAAGTGTAGAGATCATTGCTTCTGAATTTGATAAGCCCATACGACATCTGAGAAAGGTTTCCTCATCAAATGAACCCGCAAACTTTATTGAAGAGAATCCTGAACTTGTGCTTGAGAGGGTCAAACGCAATTTAAGAAAAGTTGACAACCCTGTCTTACAGATTACCACATCTGATAACACTCAAAAAATAACACCAAAACCTGAAAAACTCATCAGCATCAGTAAAACTGATGAAATACTGGAAGAAGTACGTGAGAATACAAAAGAAGACGAAAATGTTGATGAAAAGAATAAACTAAAAAGAAGAGGTTCGGTTCGAGTGAATCAGGAGTTAGCCGAGAATAATGACCCATTAAAGATAAAGAAGTCAGTTCCAAGCTACATGGCTACAACGGTATCTGCTAAAGCAAAGCTAAGAAGCCAAGATGGCCTTGAAACTGATCCGACTACTTTAAGCCGTCGATATTCTCTGCCTTCTTTGGCAAATCCCAAAGTTTCACTTTCCCCAGGGGCGCAAACAACTGGGAAACTAAAGAACGATAGATCTCTCCAGTTGTCAAGAGACGGCAGTG TGAAGGTGAACCCAGTTGAGTGGCGGCTTTGA